The following proteins are co-located in the Apium graveolens cultivar Ventura chromosome 5, ASM990537v1, whole genome shotgun sequence genome:
- the LOC141659791 gene encoding uncharacterized protein LOC141659791: protein MFLLDERNVMPKLKQEPEENLESNLWYLDNGASNHMTRVRSKFAEFDESVTGEVRFGDGSTVTIKGKGSVVLRCQTGEEHVLSEVYFIPSLCNNIISLGQLAEEGCKVVLHGDLLWVNGKDGRLLVKVKHSRNRLYKMIIEGSKPACLMSKAEEDSLLWHCRLGHVNLQAMNLMSDKEMARGLPKFVQPNEI, encoded by the coding sequence ATGTTCTTGTTAGATGAAAGGAATGTGATGCCAAAATTAAAGCAAGAACCTGAAGAAAATTTGGAGTCAAATTTATGGTACCTTGATAATGGAGCTAGTAACCACATGACGAGAGTGCGTTCGAAATTTGCTGAGTTTGATGAAAGTGTGACTGGTGAAGTACGTTTTGGCGATGGATCTACTGTCACTATAAAGGGAAAAGGTTCAGTGGTTTTGAGGTGTCAAACTGGTGAGGAACATGTGTTGAGTGAGGTATATTTTATTCCCTCTCTTTGCAACAATATTATTAGTTTGGGTCAACTAGCAGAAGAAGGTTGCAAAGTGGTACTTCATGGAGATTTGTTGTGGGTCAACGGCAAAGATGGAAGATTATTGGTAAAAGTTAAACATTCAAGAAACAGATTGTATAAAATGATCATTGAAGGAAGCAAACCTGCATGTCTGATGTCAAAGGCAGAAGAGGATTCTTTGTTGTGGCATTGTAGGCTCGGACATGTGAACTTACAAGCTATGAACCTTATGTCTGACAAAGAGATGGCTCGAGGCTTGCCAAAATTTGTTCAGCCAAATGAAATATGA